In Thermococcus profundus, the genomic stretch AGCTGAAAATGAGGGAGGTCATGGGGGTAAATGGAGGGAGTGACTTCGTAGTCGATGTCTTAACAGCGGGCATAGTTCTGCTGGGAGCAGGGACATCATTCCTATTGCTGGATAGAGCGATGGGATTGGCAACCGCTTTTATTGTGCTGGTTCTCTTTTCTCTGAGGGTGTTCCTAACAGGCAAGGAAATAACTCAGTGGAGGGAGATACTTGTCTTCATCTCCCTGTTGGGTGTCCTCGGAATAGCCTCCTACTTCAACATGGCGCTGAGGATCAAGGCAACTAACGTCCTCACTCTGGGACTCCCCCTATTTGACATTAACAAACGGGAATCGCTGTGGATATCTCTCTTCAGATACGGGCCCCTTGCTCTAATGGGGATTGGAGGGGTGTCAATACTTCCCCTGCTGATTGAAATCAAAGGGAGCATAGGGCAGAGGGGAATTACACGGACAATAGTGCCCAGCGTCCTTCCCCTAGTACTGCTTTTTCTTTATACCGGCTTCATACTGTCCACACCCCTCACCTCAATAGTGAGTGGAATTGACATGACCGTAGGTGCTACAGGCATCGTGGGATTCAAATACACTCCAAGCAGATTCAACCAAACAAATGAAGCCTATGACGCTGTAACGGCGGTCCTAGAGGCGAGAGAAACACCCTATACAACAATATGGAACGCTGGAAGTGTTGTCAGAGTGGACAGTGAACAGTTTATTGAGGGGCGGGGAAACCTGCCCTGCTACAAGGAGGATTTTTTGGAGTTTTTAAGAAATTCGGCACGAAGGAGTTCCTTGGCAGGAAAGCTCTATTCCCTGCTCTCGTCAAACAGAGGAAAACTCATAACAACGGAGGATCAGCTGAACTTGAAGTTCCAAGGCTTCAAAAAGGAGAAAGGTCTTCTCGCCTTTGGGCTTTCAACGGAAAACGGCATGGTCCGTACATTTTCGATACCATATAAAGTAGTCGACCTTCCCAGTGACGTTGGCTTTGCAGACACATTTGTGGAGTGCTCTGTATTTGGCAAGGGGGATGAATCCCAAAGATTGTACCCGCAGTACATCCTGTTCTATGGGGATATGGATACGATCAAGGCTGTCAACTTAACAGCCTCCGAATATAAAGACGTAATCGGCGAGTTTGCCTCGGTTAGAACGACCAGTGGAACTATCATTCAAGAGTATTCAAAAATAAGCGGTACACTCCCCATGCTGCTCTCAGCAATCCTTATGATTTTAACTTCCGCTGTAGTCGGAGCCAGGGACGCAGAGAGGGCTGCTGTTGTACACTGCCTAACAGAGATAAACGGTGGGGATATTAAAGAGCTATTCCTTCCACTACTCCTTCTACTCCCACCGCTCTTCCTGCCATTCACCATTTTCAGAGATGCCTACGAAGTGTACTCCATGGGCTTTCTCCCGGATGCAAAACTCCTGTGGTATCTAACGCTTCCAATGATTGGTTTCACAGCAGGAATCCTAATTTACAGCGCGGTGTTTGGGGCAAGGATTAAGCGGGGGTGTGAATTTTGAATGGTTTCCAATCAATATCAGTTGAGAACCTGACGGTAGTGTACAGGCAGCGTAACGGCAGGGGCTGCCCGCACTCAAAGAATTCACCGGTACTTTCCCGAGGGGCGCGCTCACCGTTGTCTTTGGACCAAGCGGTTCGGGAAAAACGACCCTCCTAAAAGCCATCGGGACTCTCCTTCCCCCAACGTCTGGAACGGTTTGGTACGGCAATACTAACCCGTACTCTCTAAGCAAAGAGGATCTGAGGAATCTGAGAAAGAGGATAGGCATAAGTTTCCAAGAACCTATCTTTGTCCCCTCATTAACTCTTTGGGAGAACATAGAACTAGCCCTCAATGCCGCCGGAAAGCTCAATGCTGAACACAAAAAACTGGCCCTCAATCTCGCAGATGAACTTGGAGTGAGACAGCTTTTGAACAAGAAGGCACACCAGGTCAGCGGAGGTGAGAAGCGAAGAATAGCGATAGTCATGGCACTTTCAAAGAACCCGGAGGTTCTGATAATGGATGAGCCCACAGCGTATCTCGACGGGGAGTCGACAGAACGCCTCCTGTCCTTGATACAACGCCTAAAAGAGGACCGTATCATCATAGCAGCAACCCACGACCCGGAACTTGTGAAGGTAGGAAACGTCACATACAGGCTCCGTTACGGAAAGAAAATATCCGAGAGGTAGGTAGAAAGAAAAATCACTCCCCGTACCTCTTTTTCTTTGCCGCCCCAACGAGCCCCCTGAAGACGGGCGCCGGGTTCATCGGCCTCGACTTGAACTCGGGGTGGAACTGGGTCGCTATGAAGTATCTGTGATCGGGAAGCTCAAGGATCTCCATCCTCCTTTCGTCGTCGCCAGCTATGCCGCTGAAAACGAGGCCCGCCTTTTCAAAATCCTCCACGAACTCGGGGTTAACTTCCCAGCGGTGTCTGTGGCGCTCGTAGATGAGCTCCCTTCCATAGAGGCTGTAGGCCAGGGTCTCCGGGAAAACCTTCACCGGATATGCGCCGAGCCTCATCGTCCCCCCAAGCCTGTCAAGCTCGCGCTGCTCGGGCATTAAATCAACGACGGGGTAAGGCGTCTGGGGGTCTATCTCGGTCGAGTGCGCCCCTTCAAGTCCGAGGACGTTTCTCGCGAACTCCACAACGGTGAGCTGGAAGCCGAAGCAGATCCCGAGGAACGGGATGTCGTTCTCCCTGGCGTACCGTATGGCCATCATCTTGCCCTCCGTACCCCTGGCACCGAAACCGCCGGGGACGATTATTCCGTCCACCCCTTCTAGGAGACCAACGCCGTGCTTCTCCACGTCCTCGGCCTCGACCCACCTTATTTTCACCTTTACGCCGTTTGCCACGCTAGAGTGCTTCAGGGCTTCCTTGATGCTCAGGTAGGAGTCCGAGAGCTTTGTGTACTTGCCAACTATGGCTATCTCAACGGTATCGGTGAGGGACTTGTACTTCCCAACCATCTCGCGCCAGGCTTTCAGCTCCGGCTCCCTCTCCGGAAGGCCCAGCCTCTTGGTGAGGTAACGGGGGAGGCCCTCCTTTTCAAGCATCAGCGGGACTTCGTAGGTGTCCTCCACGTCGTAGGCGCTTATGACTGCTTCCTCAGGAACGTTGGTGAAGAGGCTTATCTTCCTCCTCGCGGACTCCTCAAGGGGCTCTTCCGAGCGGGCCACTATGGCATCCGGCTGGATTCCAAGGGAGCGGAGTTCTTTGACGCTGTGCTGGGTCGGCTTTGTCTTCTGCTCGCCGACAACTCGGAGCTTGGGTACGTAGGTTACGTGTACGAATGCCACGTTCTCTCTTCCCTCTTCGAGCTGCATCTGCCTTGCCGCCTCGAGGAAGGGCATGCTCTCTATGTCGCCGACAGTTCCGCCGATTTCAACAATGACTACGTCGTGATCCCTCGCTATCTCCCTTATGCGGGATTTTATCTCGTCGGTTATGTGTGGAATGACCTGAACTGTGGCCCCCAGATAATCGCCTCTCCTCTCCCGCTCTATGACCGCGGAATAGATCTTGCCCGTGGTTATGTTGTGGTCAAATGTCAGGCTGGTGTCGAGAAAGCGCTCGTAGTTGCCCAGGTCGAGGTCAACCTCCCCGCCATCATCGAGAACGAAAACTTCACCGTGCTGGTAGGGGTTCATCGTTCCGGCGTCGTAGTTCAGGTAGGGATCTATCTTGATGTTGGTCGTCCTGAAGCCGCGGGCCTTCATGAGCATGCCGAGAGAAGCGCTGGTGATACCTTTTCCAAGGCCACTAACGACACCACCCGTGACAAATATGAACTTCGCCATGGCAAAACCTCCAACGGTTATGTCTGTGGTTGATTGGGGAGTGTTTAAAAGTTTTTGTCCGCCGCTGGAAACCATTAAATACACCTTGTACAACACAACTCGGTGGGGGTATTATGGAAACTCCTCGTATTGACATTGGGAGGACTATCCGCGATAAAAAGTTTCTGAGCTTGATCTTTATAGCAGTCCTCTTGACATCGATTCTTCCGTTTCCGCTCCTCATTGACTTCACGAGGGATTACAGCAAGATGCACGAGCTCATGGACAGGATGGTGAAGGAGGATGACGCGATAGCATGCCACAGGACACTGGATATTATCCCGAACACTCGGAACCTCACCCTGAAATGCGATGATGAGTACTACCACCCAGATGAGAGGATAACGGAGTGCTGTGGACTTTCAGTCTATCAGAGCACGTATCAGGAGTACCGTCGGGTGGTAGACCGGGTGAAGAGGGATCTTCCAAAGACCATTGTAGCTTCGATATGGATACTGCTGTCGGTTCTGTTCTCCTACTACGCACTCATCGATGCCGCGGTATCTATATCCCAGAAAAAAGAGGTCTCCATCGGGGAGATCATTAGATCCTCTCTCAGGGCATTTCCGGCTCTCATCGCTTCAGAGGTCTTAACGTTTCTCGTTGTGTTGGTGTTGCTTCTCATTGTTTCCATACCGCTGATTATCTTTGGCCCCTTAGCCAGGATCATCGAAGTGATAATCGGCATGCCTGCCCTTCTCCTAGTGGTCCCTGCCTACTACTTCATCCGGAAGGTGTACGTGCTCGATAGAATCTGGAACGTCGTGAGGAACAACCCCGGAGGTTACATCGTCCTTGGCATAGTTGGGCTGGTGTTTGCTGAGCTCTCAAAGCTCCAGTACTATCACTATTTCGGAGCCACCACGCTTCTCCTGTCTGCGGCTATGTCGACCGTTGGGCTCATAGTGTATAGCCTGGGAGGATTGGAGGTCTACTTATCCGCCGAGAAAAGCGAAGGGGAGCGGGAGGAAAATCCCGAAGAAAAGCTATTCTAACTCCACCCCGTTTCCTTCCTCTTCCCCCTCGATCTCCCTTATCTCGTAGACCTTCAGCGGAACCTTTTTGAGGGCCTTCCCAACCACGGCTTTGGCTATTCTCTCCGCGTGCTCGATGCTCTGAGCGTTGAAGACCTTGAGAGTGAGGTACATCCCAACCAGACCCACGGAGCCTATTACAAAGGCGCTCTCGAAGTGGGCCCCGCAGACGGGGCACTGGGAGTAGCCTATCTCAACCCTCACGAAGTCGAGGTTCTCCTTGTTCAGCGCCTTGGCCACCTTGCTCACTGCCACGTTTATGGCATCCTCGCTCGTCTCAACGTCCCGGACTATTATAGGGGCCTCAAGCACAACCACGTAGTCTCCCATCCTTCTCACCTCAGCCAAAGGCGAACAGCCTGTCGTCCTCCCCTCTGAAAACCCCGAGTCTTACACCTGCGTCGATAAAGCCGTGGGCGTAGTTTAGAGCGGCGAAAGCGGTAACGTAATCCCCCCTCTCGTAGTAGTACCTCGCGTCCTCAAAATAGCTCCTGGCCATGGTCAAAAAATCCTCCGCGACCTTCATAAGGAGGCTCTTCTCGTGGACTGCCACCTCAAGGGTTTTTAGGGCCTCCTCCGTTATTCTAAAATACTTCTGGAGCTTCTCCTCTGTTATCTCTCGCTCCACCGGTCTCGCCTCGGAGATGGTTGAGCCGCGGTTTTATAAACCTTGCCCACCATCATCATTAAATACCATCCCAACCAAACTCGGGCGGTGGAAGCGATGATAAAGGTCGTTCTCTTCGACCTGGATGACACCCTCATAGACACTACAAAACTGGCCGAGATGGCGAGAAAAAACGCTATTGAGGGTATGATTCGAGCGGGAATGCCCGTTGACTTTGGAATAGCCTATCATGAGCTCCTTGAGCTGATAAACGAGTACGGGAGCAACTTCTCGCACCACTTCGACTACCTGCTGAGGAGGCTCGATCTCCCATACAATCCGAAGTGGGTAGCCGCGGGGGTCATAAACTACCACAACACGAAGATGGCCCACTTAAAGACGGTCAAAGGGGCAAAGAGAACCCTGCTCCGCCTTAAGGAGATGGGACTCAGGCTCGGGGTCATCACCGACGGCGATCCGATAAAGCAGTGGGAGAAGATACTGCGAACTGAAATAGAGGACTACTTCGACGAAGTCCTCATCTCCGACTTCGTCGGCGTGAAGAAGCCCCACAGGAAGATCTTTGAGAAAGCGGTGGGACGCTTCGGGGTAAGTCCTGAAGAAGCCCTGATGGTCGGGGACAGGCTGTACTCCGACATCTACGGGGCAAAGCAGATCGGCATGAGAACGGTGTGGTTTAAATACGGCAAGTATGCTAGCAGGGAGCTGGAGTACCTCGAATACGCCGACTTTGTGATAAGATCCCTGGAGGACGTCGTTGAGATAATAAGGGGGATCGAGAGTGAGGAGAGGGAAGAGCGTTCAGATAAGGAAGTTCATGCTGATTGACTCCGCCTACAAGTCGAGGATCCTGAGCGGGAATAAGGTAACGACGATACGCTACGGGGACTACGAGGCAAAACCTGGGAAGGAGGTTTACCTTGTTATAACTCCAAGCGACACAGTCATTGCCAAGGTAAGGATAACCAAGGTGGAGAAGAAGAAAGTTAAAGAGCTCACCAA encodes the following:
- a CDS encoding ABC transporter ATP-binding protein is translated as MPALKEFTGTFPRGALTVVFGPSGSGKTTLLKAIGTLLPPTSGTVWYGNTNPYSLSKEDLRNLRKRIGISFQEPIFVPSLTLWENIELALNAAGKLNAEHKKLALNLADELGVRQLLNKKAHQVSGGEKRRIAIVMALSKNPEVLIMDEPTAYLDGESTERLLSLIQRLKEDRIIIAATHDPELVKVGNVTYRLRYGKKISER
- the pyrG gene encoding glutamine hydrolyzing CTP synthase encodes the protein MAKFIFVTGGVVSGLGKGITSASLGMLMKARGFRTTNIKIDPYLNYDAGTMNPYQHGEVFVLDDGGEVDLDLGNYERFLDTSLTFDHNITTGKIYSAVIERERRGDYLGATVQVIPHITDEIKSRIREIARDHDVVIVEIGGTVGDIESMPFLEAARQMQLEEGRENVAFVHVTYVPKLRVVGEQKTKPTQHSVKELRSLGIQPDAIVARSEEPLEESARRKISLFTNVPEEAVISAYDVEDTYEVPLMLEKEGLPRYLTKRLGLPEREPELKAWREMVGKYKSLTDTVEIAIVGKYTKLSDSYLSIKEALKHSSVANGVKVKIRWVEAEDVEKHGVGLLEGVDGIIVPGGFGARGTEGKMMAIRYARENDIPFLGICFGFQLTVVEFARNVLGLEGAHSTEIDPQTPYPVVDLMPEQRELDRLGGTMRLGAYPVKVFPETLAYSLYGRELIYERHRHRWEVNPEFVEDFEKAGLVFSGIAGDDERRMEILELPDHRYFIATQFHPEFKSRPMNPAPVFRGLVGAAKKKRYGE
- a CDS encoding DUF555 domain-containing protein — protein: MGDYVVVLEAPIIVRDVETSEDAINVAVSKVAKALNKENLDFVRVEIGYSQCPVCGAHFESAFVIGSVGLVGMYLTLKVFNAQSIEHAERIAKAVVGKALKKVPLKVYEIREIEGEEEGNGVELE
- a CDS encoding DUF357 domain-containing protein, coding for MEREITEEKLQKYFRITEEALKTLEVAVHEKSLLMKVAEDFLTMARSYFEDARYYYERGDYVTAFAALNYAHGFIDAGVRLGVFRGEDDRLFAFG
- a CDS encoding TIGR02253 family HAD-type hydrolase, which translates into the protein MIKVVLFDLDDTLIDTTKLAEMARKNAIEGMIRAGMPVDFGIAYHELLELINEYGSNFSHHFDYLLRRLDLPYNPKWVAAGVINYHNTKMAHLKTVKGAKRTLLRLKEMGLRLGVITDGDPIKQWEKILRTEIEDYFDEVLISDFVGVKKPHRKIFEKAVGRFGVSPEEALMVGDRLYSDIYGAKQIGMRTVWFKYGKYASRELEYLEYADFVIRSLEDVVEIIRGIESEEREERSDKEVHAD